Proteins encoded by one window of Nicotiana tabacum cultivar K326 chromosome 10, ASM71507v2, whole genome shotgun sequence:
- the LOC107808058 gene encoding germin-like protein 11-1 → MIMKVTLLLFSIYMCLCKAKDTDNLQDVCPTDTTRKNIFINGYSCKNPAEITAADFKSSILRNEGDTDNFQRSSTTIVSAAEFAGLNTLALSVARTDLDIDGVVMPHAHPRASEMMFVGKGVVIAGFIDTKSQVFQKTLKEGDVFIVPRGLLHYSLNSGFEFATVYSVLSSQNPGVVSISDAMFAPIVSEPMKKLMTKLTSFSSNVTLFS, encoded by the exons ATGATCATGAAGGTCACTCTCTTATTATTTTCAATTTACATGTGTCTTTGCAAGGCAAAAGACACTGATAATCTCCAAGATGTTTGTCCTACAGATACGACGCGCAAGAACATCTTCATAAATGGTTATTCATGCAAGAATCCAGCAGAAATTACTGCTGCTGATTTCAAAAGCTCTATTTTGAGGAATGAAGGTGATACGGATAACTTTCAGCGTTCATCGACAACTATAGTCAGTGCTGCAGAATTTGCAGGGCTTAACACTCTCGCGTTATCAGTGGCCAGGACTGATTTAGATATTGATGGTGTG GTAATGCCGCATGCTCATCCAAGAGCTTCTGAGATGATGTTTGTTGGAAAAGGAGTGGTAATCGCTGGATTTATCGACACGAAAAGCCAAGTTTTCCAAAAGACACTTAAAGAAGGTGATGTGTTTATTGTACCTAGAGGACTTCTTCATTACAGCTTGAATTCTGGGTTCGAATTCGCGACTGTGTACTCCGTCCTAAGCAGCCAGAATCCTGGTGTAGTGAGCATATCAGACGCCATGTTTGCACCAATTGTTTCGGAACCAATGAAGAAGCTGATGACAAAGTTAACTTCTTTTTCAAGCAACGTGACATTGTTTAGTTAA
- the LOC142165242 gene encoding uncharacterized protein LOC142165242, which translates to MAIGESDKETEMDVKSAFLNVYLKENVFVKQTLGFESKDCLHHVYKLDKTLYGLKHAPRAWHKRLSKFLFEHGYKRGLCARFQVNPKESHLTLIKRRFRYLKSTTVLCLWYPKVSNFNLVGHVDADYASFLVDRKSTSDLHKRIFIEEPSS; encoded by the exons atggatgtcaagagtgccttcctcaatgtcTATCTAAAAGAAAATGTGTTTGTCAAGCAAACTCTTGGTTTTGAGAGCAAGGATTGTCTTCatcatgtgtacaaacttgaTAAGACACTTTATGGACTCAAGCATGCTCCAAGAGCATGGCATAAAAGATTGTCTAAATTCTTAtttgagcatggctacaagagag gcctttgtgctagattCCAGgtaaatccaaaggagtctcacttgacacTTATCAAGAGGAGATTTAGATACCTAAAAAGCACCACTGTTCTCTGCTTATGGTATCCAAAAGTTAGTAATTTCAACTTAGTGGGAcatgttgatgctgattatgcaagtTTTCTTGTAGATAGAAAGAGCACTTCAG acttacacaagagaatttTCATTGAAGAACCCAGTTCATAA